One Candidatus Bathyarchaeota archaeon genomic window, GGGCACTATATCGATATTGGGCAAGACCTATCCAGCATACAATTTTGTAATATATGCTTTTGCTTTGATATTAGCTCTAGGTCTATGGATGTTCTTATATCGAACTAACATAGGGCGAATCTTAAGAGGAGCTGCTCAAGATAGCAGCATGGCAAGTGCATTAGGAGTAAATACTTCCATACTTTATACGCAAGTATTCTTTCTTGCATTCTTTATAGCAGGTCTTGGAGGAGCTGTCTATCTTCCCGCAACAAGCGCCTATTCAGGAATGGGATTTGAGGTTATAGTCCTTTCATTCGTAGTAATGATCATTGGTGGTTTGGGCAGTCTTCGGGGGGCTTTAGTAGCATCACTAATTATTGGGCTTGTTAGAGGATTTGGAATATATTATGTACCAAGACTTGAGTTAGCATTTGTATTCATAATATTGATCGTTACTCTCATCTTCAGACCTAGAGGATTGTTCGGTCGAAAGTTCACAAGGGAGGAGAAATAGTCGTGAAACCTTATCAAATTGTGGCTTTGATAGGATTGGTTATTGCATGTTTGCTTCCATTCATAATATCTAAATACTATACATTTATACTTGCTGTTACCTTCTGCTTTGCAATATATGCACTTGGATACAATATTCTTTTTGGACGTACAGGTCTACTATCTTTTGGGCATGCTCTCTATTTGGGATTAGGCGCTTATACTGTAGCATTCTTAATGAGGCCCTCATTGGGACCGTATCGTATCTTTTCAATGGAGTTAATTTTACTTATAGTCATTGCTGTTTCTCTTCTGGCAGGTCTTATGATTGGGGCAATCTGCGTCCGCTATACAAGGATATTTTTTGGTCTTATTAACTTGGGGTTCGTCTCATTATGGTATTCGCTTTTGTATAAACTACGCCCCATTACTGGCGGATCTGATGGATTGCCGGTCTATATGCCCACGCTGTTTGGCATAGAATTTGGGTACGAAGTCTTCAGGACTTTTGTTTTCTACTACTATGTTCTGGGTATCTTCTTATTGGCCGCTTTTATTATGTGGCGGATCTATGAATCTCCCTTCGGGCTCGCATTGAAAGCTATAAGAGAAAATGGGGTCAGGGCCGAATTCATTGGCATTCCTATAGGCAGATACAGATTGGCAGCATACGTTATTTCAGCAATTTATGGCGCTATAGGAGGTGCTCTATGGGCCCCTCTAAGTGGCCAGGTATCTCCAGATATTTCATCTTGGTTAAGCTCTGGAGATGTCGTATTTATGAATATATTAGGTGGAATGCATACTTTCGCAGGACCTATAGTTGGCGCTTTCGTGTTTTATAATCTAAAGGTTCAAGTGATGCACTTTACTACTTATTGGTCTTTCATTTTAGGAGGAGTAGTGATATTCTTCGTAATTATATTTCCTGGAGGTATAATGGGATGGGTATCAAGAGCGATACCAAAAATCAAAAAACGATTTTACGCACAGAAGGATTGAAGAAATACTTTGGCGAGGTTCATGCTGTAGATAATGTAGATTTAAGAGTAAATCATGGAGAAATACTATCGATAATTGGTCCCAATGGCTCTGGAAAGACAACCCTACTCAATCTTATCAGTAATATGGTTGAACCAGATGAAGGAAAAGTATTCTTCTATGGAAAGGATGTAACCAAGTGGGCCCCCAGCAAATTAGCTAGAATGGGGCTTGTACGTAGCTTCCAAATAGTCAATCTTTTCGATGGAATGAGTGTTTTAGATAATATGAAAGCTTCTGTTGTCTCAAAACTTGGAAAGACCAGCAAGCCCTTTATCAAAGTAGATAAGGACAAAGAGGTAATAGAAAGAAGTCAACAATTACTTGAGCTCTTTAAACTTTCTGAAAAGGCAGACTCAAAAGCAAGAGACATTCCGCATGGAGATAGGAAGGTATTAGATGTTGCGTTATGCTTTGCACTAGATCCCAAGCTTATTCTTTTAGATGAACCAACCAGCGGTGTAGGTACTTCAGAAAAGACGCAAGTCATTCAAAGAATTGAAGAGGCAGTTAGGAAAGGCGGTGTCACAGCTGTAATAGTTGAGCATGATATGGACGTTGTTTTCTCTTATTCAAACAAAGTTGTAGCTATGCATCGTGGAAGGATTTTAGCTGAAGGTAAGCCAAAAGACGTAAAGAAGAATAAAGAGGTAATAAAAGTGGTTATGGGTGAATTATGAGTGACTTTACTCAAGCTTGATAAAGTTAATACATTCATAGATTCAGTTCATGTACTTAGAGACATTTCACTAGAAGTAGCAAAGGGGGATCTTATCTGCTTACTGGGGAGAAATGGTGCTGGGAAAACAAGTACGATAAGGACGATTATTGGTTTATTGAAAAATAGAAGCGGTAAAATTATTTTCAAAGGAAATGATATTACAAAACTTCCTCCACATAAGAGAGCCAGACTTGGGATCGGTTTGGCGCCAGACTACCGTGGCATCTTCACCGATCTTACTGTCTCAGAGAATCTCCAATATCCAAAATGGATCATAGGGAAGAAGACACGTGGAGATGAAATTGATGTGGATTTCGAGAAGGAAGTCTTTCATATATTTCCAGAATTGGATGAGCTCAAAGATAGAGAGGGTTTGGTTCTAAGTGGTGGTGAAGGGAAGATGGTGGCCACAGCTAGAGCCCTTATGTTGAGACCATTATTACTTCTACTTGATGAACCTCTTGAAGGTTTGGCCCCAGTTATAAGATCTAGATTTGCTGATAGAATTAAAAAGATCAGAGAACTAGGCGTTTCAATTATTACCGCAGAATCTAATATCGCTAATGCTTCTAAAATTGCTGATAGTATTTACGTAATAGAAAGAGGGGAAGTCATCTATAGAGGAGATGTAAAAGAAATCTCCAGGAATAAAAGGATAAGCAGTTTAATTAGCGGATGATAAATATTTACATATTTACATGGAGTATTCTATCTCTTTAACTTTGTGAACTCACACTAAGAGATCTATAATTACTTATTCTCCAATTGGCTGACTTTATTTGAAATGCCTTATTTCTTATTGATCGGACTAATCAATTAAAAATTAAATATAATGTAATCAATTGAATCTGGGGAGCAATTTGCACACTCAAGAAGTTGCTTATGTGAAGGAAGATTGGCATACAATCGATTCTAACAAAACAATACAAGTTCTACAAACGAACTCAAAAGGCTTAAGCACCCCAGAAGTAAAAAAAAGACTGGAAAAACATGGATTCAATGAGTTGCGGGAAGAGAAAGGTCGCTCTCCTTTTTTCATATTCTTTGATCAATTTAAAGAATTTTTAATGATACTCCTTCTAGTTGCTGTATTTATTTCTGTTTTAGTTGGCGAAATCATAGATGCGACAATGATCTTTGCCATAGTAATCGCATCTGCTATGTTAGGTTTTTTCCAAGAATATAAAGCAGAGAGGTCATTGGAAGCACTAAAGCGAATGGTCACTCCTAAAACACACGTGCTTCGCAATGGTGAAGAAGCAGAGATCCCAGCCAAAGAAATAGTACCTGGAGATATTTTAATCCTAAAGACTGGAGACAAAGTATCGGCTGATGGTAGACTAATAGAGGCCATGGGGCTTCATTTAGATGAAGCCTCTTTGACAGGCGAATCTGTTCCAGTTGGAAAAGAATCGAAAGTAGTATTGGATAAGAAAGTCCCAATAAGCGAAAGGAAAAATTTTGTATACACAGCTACCACAGTCACATCTGGTAGAGGGAAGGTTGCTGTTACATCAACTGGGATGAATACTGAGTTTGGAAAAATAGCTTCTATGATGCAGGCTGTGGAGGAGCCACCAACGCCCCTCCAAATTAGGCTCAGCCATGTTGGAAAATGGTTGGTTGCAATTTGTTTAGTGATAGTTACAATAGTCACGATAATTGGGATCATTAGAGGAAATCCTATTTACGAGATGTTCTTTTGGGGTGTCGCATTAGCAGTTGCAGCGGTCCCAGAGGCTTTGCCAGCTGTTGTGACTGGTGCATTGGCGATCGGGGTCCAAAGAATGGTGAGGAAGAATGCGATAGTAAGAAAATTACCTGCAGTAGAGACTTTGGGCAGTACAACTGTAATATGCTCTGATAAAACTGGAACTTTGACAAGAAATGAGATGACTGTACGTTGCGTTTATGTTGGTGATAAAGAGATCGAGGTAACTGGATTTGGATTCGATCCCAAAGGAGAATTCAAGATAAATGGCAATGCAATTAATCTGGATGATAATAAAGACTTGATTCAATTATTAAAAATCGGCACCTTATGCAATGATGCATCAATAAAACTTGATGGGGGCTCAAAAGCAATTGGAGATCCAACTGAAATTGCTTTATTAGTCGCAGCAACTAAGGCAAACCTCCAAAAAGAGGACTTGGATAGAAAATACCCCAGAATTGATGAGATCTCATTTTCTTCTGAAAGAAAAAGAATGGTTACAGTTCATGAATCTGGTAAGAATAAATTAGTTAATGTAAAAGGGGCTCCAGAATTCGTCATCAAACTCTGCAGCAGCATATTGAAAGAAGGAAAACATGTGAGGTTAACTGATGAAGAAAAATCCAAGATTATTGAAATTAATGAAGCCATGGCTCGCAAAGGTCTGCGAGTATTGGGTATGGCTTTCAAGGATTGCAGAGTTCCAGCTGGAGAAGTAACACCCGATGATCTAGAAAAGGATTTGGTCTTTGTAGGCTTACAGGGCATGATCGATACACCAAGGGAAGAAGCAATCGGTGCGATCAAGGTATGCAAAGATGCTGGCATAAAGGTCATCATGATAACTGGCGATCATAAACTTACAGCCGAAGCTGTAGCTAAAG contains:
- a CDS encoding branched-chain amino acid ABC transporter permease, with translation MKPYQIVALIGLVIACLLPFIISKYYTFILAVTFCFAIYALGYNILFGRTGLLSFGHALYLGLGAYTVAFLMRPSLGPYRIFSMELILLIVIAVSLLAGLMIGAICVRYTRIFFGLINLGFVSLWYSLLYKLRPITGGSDGLPVYMPTLFGIEFGYEVFRTFVFYYYVLGIFLLAAFIMWRIYESPFGLALKAIRENGVRAEFIGIPIGRYRLAAYVISAIYGAIGGALWAPLSGQVSPDISSWLSSGDVVFMNILGGMHTFAGPIVGAFVFYNLKVQVMHFTTYWSFILGGVVIFFVIIFPGGIMGWVSRAIPKIKKRFYAQKD
- a CDS encoding ABC transporter ATP-binding protein, giving the protein MGIKSDTKNQKTILRTEGLKKYFGEVHAVDNVDLRVNHGEILSIIGPNGSGKTTLLNLISNMVEPDEGKVFFYGKDVTKWAPSKLARMGLVRSFQIVNLFDGMSVLDNMKASVVSKLGKTSKPFIKVDKDKEVIERSQQLLELFKLSEKADSKARDIPHGDRKVLDVALCFALDPKLILLDEPTSGVGTSEKTQVIQRIEEAVRKGGVTAVIVEHDMDVVFSYSNKVVAMHRGRILAEGKPKDVKKNKEVIKVVMGEL
- a CDS encoding ATP-binding cassette domain-containing protein encodes the protein MTLLKLDKVNTFIDSVHVLRDISLEVAKGDLICLLGRNGAGKTSTIRTIIGLLKNRSGKIIFKGNDITKLPPHKRARLGIGLAPDYRGIFTDLTVSENLQYPKWIIGKKTRGDEIDVDFEKEVFHIFPELDELKDREGLVLSGGEGKMVATARALMLRPLLLLLDEPLEGLAPVIRSRFADRIKKIRELGVSIITAESNIANASKIADSIYVIERGEVIYRGDVKEISRNKRISSLISG
- a CDS encoding calcium-transporting P-type ATPase, PMR1-type, translated to MHTQEVAYVKEDWHTIDSNKTIQVLQTNSKGLSTPEVKKRLEKHGFNELREEKGRSPFFIFFDQFKEFLMILLLVAVFISVLVGEIIDATMIFAIVIASAMLGFFQEYKAERSLEALKRMVTPKTHVLRNGEEAEIPAKEIVPGDILILKTGDKVSADGRLIEAMGLHLDEASLTGESVPVGKESKVVLDKKVPISERKNFVYTATTVTSGRGKVAVTSTGMNTEFGKIASMMQAVEEPPTPLQIRLSHVGKWLVAICLVIVTIVTIIGIIRGNPIYEMFFWGVALAVAAVPEALPAVVTGALAIGVQRMVRKNAIVRKLPAVETLGSTTVICSDKTGTLTRNEMTVRCVYVGDKEIEVTGFGFDPKGEFKINGNAINLDDNKDLIQLLKIGTLCNDASIKLDGGSKAIGDPTEIALLVAATKANLQKEDLDRKYPRIDEISFSSERKRMVTVHESGKNKLVNVKGAPEFVIKLCSSILKEGKHVRLTDEEKSKIIEINEAMARKGLRVLGMAFKDCRVPAGEVTPDDLEKDLVFVGLQGMIDTPREEAIGAIKVCKDAGIKVIMITGDHKLTAEAVAKELGFSVKKRSITGLELDEITDEELVRIVEDVEVYARTSPEHKIRIVKALQKKGHVVAVTGDGVNDAPALKNSDIGIAMGITGTEVTKEASDMILTDDNFASIVAAVEEGRGIYSNIKKYLTFLLSCNLGEILIVFVAGILGWPLPLLTIHLLWVNLATDGLPAIALGVDPTDPDIMQSPPISKSESIFTRRVKVFIASLAIIIALIILPVFAISLERMDIIYAQTVALTTLVMIEMFNALNCRSLKYSIFKIGLFTNKWLILAIASSIIMHLSILYIPGLSWLFKIRSLDLGFWALCLPLAALPLIIIEIAKYVENRLIDSNTINK
- a CDS encoding branched-chain amino acid ABC transporter permease, producing the protein MDSATFVIIILNGLYYAFALFLITIGLNILYGVLRVLNIAHGGFYAMGAFITWFLMNAAEQAGAPIYLVWLCIPAGALLVALVSIPLEPILFKRLYKLPEEYSLLTTFALMLMLDDVLRMVFGGDPLSANQLFNYMGTISILGKTYPAYNFVIYAFALILALGLWMFLYRTNIGRILRGAAQDSSMASALGVNTSILYTQVFFLAFFIAGLGGAVYLPATSAYSGMGFEVIVLSFVVMIIGGLGSLRGALVASLIIGLVRGFGIYYVPRLELAFVFIILIVTLIFRPRGLFGRKFTREEK